In Paenibacillus ihbetae, the following are encoded in one genomic region:
- a CDS encoding PucR family transcriptional regulator: MVEMEHIVQQLEQSLGISLKLKTLNEQEYGELTRALAASQDDAVSFGGSQGKRSTQSKAKSPQFQDGQARSRTTTSVGAYENEELGEIWIPIQTQQKPWIVIAAAQGDLTVSEIRLIELWLSALRGASSLNAKSGTKAEEERSAQQLGAWLKERLDAGEQVAELPEEVPIRLSLSADMVPFLLLNESEHAPAPSYKALQRLLRSYFDGDIVLVPLHEKEWLILAQQQLLVGIIDDKEELTADGDQESLALFCMGLYELISTEWVGDFHISAIPAVNALHALPQAVNMLRETMTIGRTFQVKEHIHLSTGLHLERLVYSIPEYQRNLFLREYAAGHTDLFEDSETLSTLESFFELDCNVSETAKHLYIHRNTLLYRLDKIKQETGLDVRSFSDAVLVKITLLLYKVTKRK; the protein is encoded by the coding sequence ATGGTGGAGATGGAGCACATCGTTCAGCAGCTGGAGCAGTCGCTGGGCATATCCCTGAAATTGAAAACATTGAATGAGCAAGAATATGGAGAACTCACGAGAGCGCTAGCGGCTTCTCAAGATGATGCGGTGAGTTTTGGCGGCTCACAAGGCAAGCGGTCGACTCAATCCAAGGCGAAAAGTCCTCAATTTCAGGACGGACAAGCCCGGTCGAGGACGACAACGTCAGTGGGTGCCTATGAGAACGAGGAACTCGGTGAGATTTGGATTCCGATCCAAACGCAGCAGAAACCGTGGATCGTGATTGCGGCAGCCCAGGGAGATTTAACCGTTTCAGAGATCCGGCTCATTGAACTCTGGCTCTCGGCACTTCGTGGAGCCTCATCTTTGAATGCGAAGAGCGGCACTAAAGCCGAGGAGGAGCGTTCTGCGCAGCAGCTGGGTGCATGGCTGAAGGAACGCTTGGATGCAGGTGAGCAGGTTGCCGAGCTGCCGGAGGAGGTGCCGATCCGTTTAAGCCTGTCGGCGGATATGGTGCCGTTTCTGCTCCTGAATGAAAGCGAGCACGCTCCTGCACCAAGCTATAAGGCACTGCAGCGATTATTGCGGAGCTATTTTGACGGAGACATTGTGCTTGTGCCGCTGCATGAGAAAGAATGGCTCATTCTGGCGCAGCAGCAGCTGCTGGTGGGCATTATAGATGATAAAGAAGAGCTTACGGCTGATGGGGATCAGGAATCGCTGGCCTTATTCTGCATGGGTTTATACGAGCTGATCTCTACGGAATGGGTCGGGGATTTTCATATATCGGCCATACCGGCCGTGAATGCTTTACACGCGCTTCCGCAGGCGGTGAACATGCTGAGGGAAACGATGACCATCGGTCGTACGTTTCAGGTCAAGGAACATATTCACTTATCGACCGGGCTTCATTTGGAACGGTTGGTATACAGTATTCCCGAATACCAGCGCAATTTATTTTTACGGGAATATGCGGCCGGCCATACCGATCTGTTCGAGGATAGCGAAACGTTATCGACACTGGAGTCTTTCTTCGAGCTGGACTGTAACGTGAGCGAAACGGCTAAGCATCTATATATCCACCGTAACACGCTGCTGTACCGCCTGGATAAGATCAAGCAGGAAACGGGCTTGGACGTTCGAAGTTTCAGCGATGCGGTATTAGTGAAAATAACACTGCTATTGTATAAAGTGACGAAAAGGAAATAG
- the hisG gene encoding ATP phosphoribosyltransferase, giving the protein MTETLKVAMPKGRIYKKASALFRSAGLPIPLDVDETRKLVIPLPEAGMEFILAKPVDVPTYVEYGVADIGIVGKDVLLEENKDVYELLDLGIARCRMSIIGLPDWKPGIHQRVATKYPNVASQYFREQGQQVEVVKLNGSIELAPLIGLADRIVDMVETGQTLKENGLVEMTSLFEITSRLIANRVSYRMKNNEIQALCDRLQQVITEGQVNR; this is encoded by the coding sequence GTGACGGAAACGTTGAAAGTAGCGATGCCCAAAGGGCGTATATATAAAAAAGCCTCTGCGCTGTTCCGTTCAGCCGGACTGCCGATTCCCCTCGATGTGGATGAGACGCGGAAGCTGGTCATCCCGTTGCCGGAAGCCGGCATGGAATTCATTCTGGCCAAGCCGGTCGATGTGCCGACCTACGTCGAGTATGGCGTAGCCGATATCGGCATCGTGGGCAAGGATGTGCTGCTGGAGGAGAACAAGGATGTTTACGAGCTTCTTGATCTAGGCATTGCAAGATGCCGGATGTCCATCATCGGGCTGCCGGACTGGAAGCCCGGCATTCACCAGCGGGTCGCAACCAAGTATCCGAATGTGGCCTCCCAGTACTTCCGCGAGCAAGGGCAACAGGTTGAGGTTGTTAAGCTGAACGGCTCGATTGAGCTCGCGCCTCTGATCGGTCTGGCAGACCGCATCGTGGATATGGTGGAGACCGGGCAGACGCTTAAGGAGAATGGATTGGTTGAAATGACGAGCCTGTTCGAAATTACGAGCCGTCTTATTGCGAACCGCGTCAGCTACCGAATGAAGAATAATGAAATTCAGGCATTGTGCGACCGGCTGCAGCAGGTTATAACGGAAGGGCAAGTTAACCGCTAA
- the hisD gene encoding histidinol dehydrogenase translates to MKVVSASDFQLNRENDYGTPEQNETVKTIVQAVRTEGDTALLRYTEQLDRIRLTAGQLRVTDEELQAAYQKVEPTFVEAIRAAADNIRAFHMKQKRNSWMDVQPDGSILGQIIRPLKRVGVYVPGGKAAYPSSVLMNVIPAQVAGVPEIVMVTPPSTGGEEGINPYILVAAAEAGVTELYRVGGAQAIAALAYGTDSIARVDKICGPGNIFVALAKREVYGAVNIDSLAGPSEIAILADDTAQPAYIAADLLSQAEHDEMASAILVTPSRKLGEAVAAEVERQLELLPRRDIARASIDHYGAVVVTESLTEGIELINRLAPEHLEIITEEPMSLAGRIENAGAIFLGPYSSEPVGDYFAGPNHIIPTNGTARFASPVDLDDFIKKSSLIYYSREALLANGEQIMELARREGLEGHARAIAIRLEQER, encoded by the coding sequence GTGAAGGTAGTATCAGCATCCGACTTTCAATTGAATCGGGAAAATGACTATGGCACACCGGAGCAGAATGAAACCGTCAAAACGATCGTGCAGGCGGTGCGGACCGAAGGCGATACCGCGCTGCTGCGGTATACCGAGCAGCTGGACCGGATCCGGTTGACGGCCGGACAGCTCCGCGTTACGGACGAAGAGCTGCAGGCTGCCTATCAGAAGGTAGAGCCAACATTCGTGGAAGCGATCCGGGCGGCGGCGGACAATATTCGCGCCTTCCATATGAAGCAGAAGCGGAATTCATGGATGGACGTTCAGCCGGACGGAAGCATACTCGGGCAAATTATCCGCCCCTTGAAGCGGGTCGGAGTATATGTACCCGGAGGCAAGGCGGCATATCCTTCGTCGGTGCTGATGAACGTCATTCCGGCTCAGGTGGCCGGCGTTCCCGAAATCGTCATGGTAACCCCGCCATCCACCGGAGGAGAGGAAGGGATCAACCCTTACATTCTGGTAGCTGCCGCGGAGGCCGGCGTTACGGAATTGTACCGTGTCGGCGGCGCTCAGGCGATTGCCGCATTGGCCTACGGCACCGATAGCATAGCTCGAGTTGATAAAATTTGCGGACCGGGCAACATATTTGTAGCGCTGGCGAAGCGTGAAGTGTACGGCGCCGTCAACATTGACAGTCTCGCCGGACCGAGCGAGATTGCCATTCTGGCGGATGACACGGCGCAGCCGGCTTATATCGCGGCTGATCTGCTCTCCCAGGCCGAGCACGACGAGATGGCCTCGGCGATTCTGGTAACGCCGTCCCGCAAGCTTGGCGAGGCGGTCGCCGCTGAGGTGGAGCGGCAGCTGGAGCTCCTGCCGCGGCGCGATATCGCGAGGGCATCCATCGACCATTATGGGGCGGTCGTGGTGACGGAGTCCCTGACTGAGGGGATCGAGCTGATCAATCGCCTGGCACCGGAGCATTTGGAGATCATCACCGAGGAGCCGATGTCGCTGGCCGGGCGAATCGAGAATGCCGGCGCCATATTCCTCGGCCCGTACAGCTCGGAGCCGGTGGGGGATTATTTTGCAGGCCCGAACCATATTATTCCGACCAACGGCACAGCGAGATTCGCGTCCCCGGTCGATTTGGACGACTTCATTAAGAAGTCGAGCCTGATTTATTACAGCCGGGAGGCGCTCCTTGCCAACGGCGAGCAGATCATGGAATTGGCACGGCGCGAGGGGCTGGAGGGTCACGCCAGGGCAATTGCCATCCGGCTCGAGCAGGAACGCTGA
- a CDS encoding ATP phosphoribosyltransferase regulatory subunit, which yields MSKPKGFEKPAGVRDYLPHAVAKLRRIEREVLACMDRWGYRQIMTPTMEYYDTVGVASSTSDQKLFKLLNKRGTTMVLRSDLTAPIARVMSSLLKDEPLPVRLSYHANVFRAIEEEAGREAEFYQTGVELVGDDSPEADAEVIALAIESLRAAGVERFKIAMGHMGFLNGLLQEVLPERMEDQENLKQDLLNRDYVGYRGTIAGLKLEAQQQEQLEGILRLRGGKEIAEQALEISSNPLARSSIEHMGHVWEVLEAYGVSGHVMIDLTLLGDFSYYTGITFEGYAAELGSPVANGGRYDKLLRQFGRDVPATGFALKTNRILDGVPGAAMEEPLPILVRYTAECRQEGLAKAAKLRAEGLTVVTSLIRENDQAEHVGGSSGAASSLLNKGYREIITLK from the coding sequence ATGTCTAAACCGAAAGGCTTCGAGAAACCGGCAGGCGTCCGGGATTATCTCCCGCATGCGGTTGCCAAGCTGCGCCGGATCGAGCGTGAGGTGCTGGCTTGCATGGATCGCTGGGGATACCGGCAAATTATGACGCCGACGATGGAATATTACGATACGGTAGGCGTGGCTAGCTCCACGTCGGATCAAAAGCTGTTCAAGCTGCTCAATAAACGGGGCACGACGATGGTGCTGCGGTCGGACCTGACTGCACCGATCGCCCGGGTTATGTCTTCGCTGCTGAAGGATGAGCCGCTTCCGGTTCGACTGTCCTACCATGCGAATGTGTTTCGGGCAATCGAGGAGGAGGCCGGGAGAGAGGCGGAATTTTACCAGACGGGCGTTGAGCTTGTCGGCGACGACTCACCGGAAGCGGATGCCGAGGTTATCGCGCTGGCGATTGAATCATTGCGGGCTGCTGGGGTAGAACGGTTTAAAATTGCCATGGGACATATGGGGTTCCTGAACGGTCTGCTGCAGGAGGTACTCCCGGAACGGATGGAGGATCAGGAAAATCTGAAGCAGGATCTGCTCAATCGCGACTACGTCGGCTACAGGGGAACCATCGCCGGGTTGAAGCTGGAAGCACAGCAGCAGGAGCAGCTGGAAGGCATTCTCCGGCTTCGCGGAGGCAAAGAGATCGCCGAGCAGGCATTGGAGATTAGCAGCAATCCGCTAGCCCGCTCCTCCATTGAGCACATGGGTCATGTGTGGGAGGTGCTGGAGGCTTACGGAGTATCGGGACATGTGATGATCGATTTAACGCTGCTTGGAGACTTCTCGTATTACACAGGGATCACGTTTGAAGGATATGCTGCAGAGCTGGGATCGCCCGTGGCAAACGGAGGCCGTTACGACAAGCTGCTGAGGCAGTTTGGCCGGGATGTTCCGGCTACCGGGTTTGCCCTGAAGACCAATCGGATTCTGGATGGCGTTCCAGGCGCAGCGATGGAAGAGCCGCTCCCGATCCTGGTCCGCTATACGGCGGAGTGCCGGCAGGAAGGCTTGGCCAAAGCGGCGAAGCTGCGGGCAGAAGGCCTCACGGTAGTAACGTCGTTGATTCGGGAGAACGATCAGGCCGAGCACGTCGGAGGCTCATCAGGGGCAGCAAGCAGCTTACTGAACAAAGGCTACCGGGAAATCATTACACTAAAGTAG
- the ppaX gene encoding pyrophosphatase PpaX — translation MIETVLFDLDGTIIDTNELIISSFLHIFESRESGPLTREQIIPHMGTTLEQQLQAFSGAEDVSSFVQAYRSYNSLHHDEMVRTFPHVNEVVERLYQHGLALGVVTTKIRPSTMMTLEKYDLEQYMSAIVTVNDVQHPKPHPEPVLTAVERLGANPETTLMIGDSPVDIQSAKAAGVKAAAVAWSLKGEQQLQAYKPDFILRDMRDLYDIVGLPKE, via the coding sequence ATGATTGAAACCGTACTGTTTGATTTGGATGGCACCATTATCGATACCAATGAATTGATTATTTCGTCTTTTCTCCATATCTTCGAGTCCCGGGAGTCGGGTCCCCTGACGAGGGAGCAAATCATTCCCCATATGGGGACGACGCTGGAGCAGCAGCTTCAGGCGTTCTCCGGCGCGGAGGATGTGAGTTCCTTCGTTCAAGCGTACCGCTCCTATAACTCGCTTCATCATGATGAGATGGTTCGTACGTTTCCCCACGTAAATGAGGTGGTGGAGCGTCTCTATCAGCATGGACTTGCGCTGGGCGTTGTTACGACGAAGATCCGGCCATCGACTATGATGACGCTGGAGAAATATGATTTGGAGCAGTATATGTCCGCGATCGTGACTGTAAACGATGTACAGCATCCGAAGCCGCATCCGGAGCCCGTGCTGACTGCGGTGGAGCGCCTGGGAGCCAATCCGGAGACGACCCTCATGATCGGCGACAGCCCGGTGGACATCCAGTCCGCCAAGGCCGCAGGTGTGAAGGCGGCAGCCGTGGCCTGGTCGCTTAAGGGGGAACAGCAGCTCCAGGCGTACAAGCCCGATTTCATCCTTCGGGATATGAGAGATCTGTATGACATCGTAGGACTTCCTAAAGAATAG
- a CDS encoding acyltransferase, producing MARKLTRYPVEGPNALWQIYRTVSPLKGVKNFIFIQLARYCPILPMKNWIYRRMLGMTVGKHTAFGLMVMVDVFFPEKITIGENSVIGYNTTILAHEYLIKEYRLGEVRIGENVLVGANTTILPGVTIGDGAVVAAGSVVHKDVAPGAFVGGNPLRELGRVAAENESI from the coding sequence ATGGCCAGAAAGTTAACCCGTTACCCGGTCGAGGGACCGAATGCGCTGTGGCAGATCTATCGTACGGTCAGTCCGCTTAAAGGCGTCAAAAACTTCATTTTCATTCAGCTTGCCCGCTATTGCCCGATCCTTCCGATGAAGAACTGGATCTATCGTCGTATGCTGGGGATGACGGTCGGCAAGCATACCGCTTTCGGATTGATGGTTATGGTGGATGTGTTCTTTCCCGAGAAAATCACGATCGGCGAGAATTCGGTGATCGGGTACAACACAACGATTCTCGCGCATGAATACCTGATTAAGGAGTACCGTCTTGGCGAGGTGCGGATTGGAGAGAATGTGCTGGTCGGTGCCAACACGACGATCCTGCCGGGCGTTACGATCGGGGACGGCGCGGTTGTTGCCGCCGGCTCCGTTGTACATAAGGATGTTGCTCCCGGGGCGTTCGTAGGGGGAAACCCGCTGCGGGAGCTGGGAAGGGTCGCAGCGGAAAACGAGTCAATATGA
- the hprK gene encoding HPr(Ser) kinase/phosphatase, with the protein MAKKVKVSELVQQFQLEVISGEEGLKRQITTDDLNRPGLEMAGYFEYHPRERVQLLGRTELAFFGMLKPEERKERMRSLCTDETPCIVVTRSLEVPEELVEVSKEKGLPVLRSSMATTILTSRFTSFLERRLAPTTTIHGVLCDVYGVGMLITGSSGIGKSETALELVKRGHRLIADDAVEIRQTSDFQLHGTAPELIRHLLEIRGVGIINVMTLFGAGAVRNNKRITLVVRLEAWQQDKQYDRLGLDEETTRIIDTDIPLVTIPVRPGRNLAVIIEVAAMNYRLKQMGLNAALQFTNKLTATINEDMDDLD; encoded by the coding sequence ATGGCCAAGAAAGTAAAAGTGTCCGAGCTGGTCCAACAATTCCAGCTGGAGGTCATTTCGGGCGAGGAGGGCTTGAAACGTCAGATTACAACGGATGATCTTAACCGCCCGGGTCTAGAGATGGCCGGTTATTTTGAATATCATCCGCGTGAGCGCGTTCAGCTTCTGGGACGGACGGAGCTGGCATTTTTCGGTATGCTCAAACCCGAGGAGCGTAAGGAGCGGATGCGCAGCCTCTGCACGGATGAAACGCCTTGCATTGTTGTAACCCGTTCCCTGGAGGTGCCGGAAGAATTAGTTGAAGTCAGCAAGGAGAAGGGCTTGCCGGTGCTGCGGAGCAGTATGGCGACTACCATTTTGACAAGCCGATTCACGAGCTTCCTGGAGCGCCGACTGGCCCCGACGACAACGATTCACGGCGTATTATGCGATGTGTACGGGGTAGGGATGCTGATCACGGGCTCCAGTGGAATCGGGAAAAGCGAGACCGCCCTGGAGCTGGTGAAGCGGGGACACCGCTTAATTGCGGACGATGCGGTGGAGATCCGCCAAACCTCCGATTTTCAGCTGCATGGTACCGCACCGGAACTGATCCGCCACCTGCTGGAGATCCGCGGGGTCGGCATTATCAACGTCATGACATTGTTCGGCGCCGGTGCCGTCCGGAACAACAAACGAATCACACTGGTCGTTCGTTTGGAGGCCTGGCAGCAGGATAAGCAGTATGACCGTTTGGGATTGGATGAAGAGACGACACGCATTATTGATACCGACATTCCGCTAGTGACCATTCCGGTTCGTCCTGGGCGTAACCTTGCGGTTATTATTGAAGTTGCGGCAATGAATTACCGATTGAAGCAAATGGGACTCAATGCGGCACTTCAGTTTACGAACAAATTAACAGCAACGATTAACGAAGATATGGATGACTTGGATTAG
- a CDS encoding acyltransferase produces the protein MSATLIKKERLPQLDIYRALAILGVLHVHATSFATVDAIDSRFYYIINFINIFFKYGTPSFIFLSSFVLFYNYADRPLTKELIGNFYKRRLLYILLPYLLFSILYFFVRMYQNGYLGPSFDLSAQLPVFFERLIRGQNYTHLYFVFISLQFYILFPIFLALFKSSRFLVRWAVPIGFLLQWAFIIWNKYELRYEFKGSLAISYLAYYMLGAFLAMHYDKFKDWLTLSWWKQSARQKAGTVVLWGGWLFMALTHVQIWYNQRLHGAKYDSLLYELLWNLHTIFSALVLMQLANWLYHGGWKWLVKLLTRIGELSFAIYLVHPLWLFLYRELDPKLNPVTDDYLIWVYGGMVTALIVSGLAVQAFMRWIPGAWVLLGSIPRSLKRTPKAPAPSHPKDTVTGDSRKSVDL, from the coding sequence ATGTCTGCTACGCTGATCAAGAAGGAGCGGCTGCCGCAGTTGGATATTTACCGCGCGTTGGCAATTCTGGGCGTGCTGCACGTGCATGCGACATCCTTTGCCACGGTCGATGCAATTGATTCGAGATTCTATTATATTATTAACTTCATTAATATCTTCTTTAAATATGGAACGCCCTCGTTTATATTTCTGAGCAGCTTCGTTCTGTTCTATAACTATGCGGACCGGCCGTTGACGAAGGAGTTAATCGGGAACTTCTATAAACGGCGTTTGTTGTACATTCTGCTTCCGTATCTTTTGTTCTCGATCCTGTATTTCTTTGTCCGGATGTATCAAAACGGCTACTTGGGCCCGTCATTTGATTTGTCGGCGCAGCTGCCGGTCTTTTTCGAGCGATTGATTCGCGGTCAGAACTACACGCACTTATACTTTGTGTTTATCAGCTTACAGTTCTACATCCTGTTTCCGATCTTCCTGGCCCTGTTCAAATCATCCCGGTTTCTGGTCCGGTGGGCCGTGCCGATCGGATTCCTGCTGCAGTGGGCGTTTATTATCTGGAATAAATACGAGCTGCGGTACGAGTTCAAAGGAAGCTTGGCCATTTCCTATTTGGCTTATTATATGCTTGGTGCATTTCTTGCTATGCATTATGACAAGTTTAAGGACTGGCTAACCTTGTCGTGGTGGAAGCAAAGTGCAAGGCAGAAAGCCGGAACGGTGGTGCTCTGGGGAGGCTGGCTGTTCATGGCGCTGACGCATGTGCAGATCTGGTACAATCAACGCTTGCATGGAGCCAAATATGATTCCCTGCTGTACGAGCTGCTCTGGAACCTGCATACCATCTTCTCCGCACTCGTCCTGATGCAGCTGGCCAACTGGCTGTACCACGGCGGCTGGAAGTGGCTCGTGAAGCTCTTAACACGAATCGGCGAGCTGTCTTTCGCCATCTATCTGGTTCACCCGCTGTGGCTGTTCCTCTATCGGGAGCTCGATCCGAAGCTGAACCCGGTAACCGACGATTATTTGATCTGGGTCTATGGCGGAATGGTAACCGCGCTGATCGTAAGCGGGCTGGCCGTACAAGCCTTCATGCGGTGGATTCCTGGGGCTTGGGTGCTGCTCGGAAGCATTCCGCGTTCGCTCAAGCGGACTCCTAAAGCGCCGGCGCCGTCCCATCCGAAGGACACCGTTACCGGTGACAGCCGAAAATCGGTGGATCTCTAA
- a CDS encoding ABC transporter ATP-binding protein: protein MAGVRLEHIYKKYPGADKATVIDVNLDIKDKEFLVLVGPSGCGKSTTLRMIAGLEEISEGKLYIGDRVVNDVAPKDRDIAMVFQSYALYPHMNVYQNMAFGLKLRKVKKDEIDKRVREAAKILDIEHLLDRKPKALSGGQRQRVALGRAIVRDPQVFLMDEPLSNLDAKLRGQMRAEITKLVKRLETTCIYVTHDQTEAMTMGDRIVVMQDGIIQQADSPEQLYNNPRNLFVAGFIGSPTMNFINGKLSEQNGGVYFTAEGLNVQVPGGKAQLLKNKSMIGKEVIMGVRPEDIHEEPVFLEASPNTIFTAKVDVTENLGHEMLLYLSGLGTDTVIGRVDGRSTTREGDNVKLAIDMNKVHIFDKESELNVLVED, encoded by the coding sequence ATGGCAGGTGTACGCTTAGAGCATATTTACAAGAAGTATCCAGGTGCGGATAAAGCAACGGTAATCGACGTGAATCTTGATATTAAAGATAAAGAATTCTTGGTATTGGTAGGTCCATCCGGTTGCGGTAAGTCCACAACGCTGCGTATGATCGCAGGTCTTGAGGAAATTTCCGAAGGTAAACTCTACATTGGCGACCGCGTCGTTAACGATGTGGCTCCTAAAGACCGCGACATCGCGATGGTATTCCAGTCCTACGCGTTGTATCCGCATATGAACGTATATCAGAACATGGCATTCGGTCTGAAACTCCGTAAAGTGAAGAAAGACGAAATCGACAAACGTGTACGTGAAGCAGCAAAAATTCTGGACATCGAGCATTTGCTGGACCGCAAGCCGAAGGCTCTCTCCGGTGGTCAGCGTCAGCGCGTTGCCTTGGGCCGCGCGATCGTCCGCGATCCGCAAGTCTTCCTGATGGACGAACCGCTTTCCAACTTGGATGCGAAGCTCCGCGGTCAGATGCGTGCCGAAATTACAAAGCTGGTTAAGCGTCTTGAAACCACTTGTATCTACGTAACGCACGACCAGACAGAGGCTATGACGATGGGTGACCGTATCGTCGTTATGCAGGATGGTATCATTCAGCAAGCCGACTCTCCGGAACAGCTGTACAACAACCCAAGAAACCTGTTCGTTGCAGGCTTCATCGGTTCCCCGACCATGAACTTTATCAACGGTAAGCTGTCCGAGCAGAACGGCGGCGTATACTTTACTGCTGAAGGACTGAATGTACAGGTTCCAGGCGGTAAGGCACAGCTTCTGAAGAACAAATCGATGATCGGCAAAGAAGTGATTATGGGTGTTCGCCCAGAAGATATCCATGAAGAGCCAGTATTCCTGGAAGCTTCCCCGAACACAATTTTCACGGCTAAAGTTGACGTTACAGAGAACCTCGGTCACGAGATGCTCTTGTACCTGAGCGGACTTGGTACGGATACCGTCATCGGCCGCGTTGACGGACGTTCCACAACGCGCGAAGGCGACAATGTGAAATTGGCTATCGACATGAACAAAGTTCATATCTTTGATAAAGAGTCCGAATTGAACGTATTGGTGGAGGACTAA
- the lgt gene encoding prolipoprotein diacylglyceryl transferase, giving the protein MTQTLLIDPVAFSIGSLSVHWYGLLLGLGALVGLLLAIREGKRFGIPQEFFMDLLLLGVPSAIIAARIYYVAFKWEDYKDNFLDVFKIWNGGIAIYGALIGAVICAVIYVRRKGYSFWRIADICAPSLLAGQIIGRWGNFVNQEAYGGPVEESFLRNTLNLPDFIVNQMNVQGVFHHPTFLYESLWNVVGIILVLIIRRLRFLRAGELFIGYFIWYSIGRFFIEAVRTDSLAFQGAQPVADFINNTLWAPMRWMGFELGYLDPAYGNIRISQLLSILLVIGGIVLIIVRRVTGKANERYLDPIVSTKAVSVAPEADPQAGKTPVSAAKASEPVSANRADKVQEDANVKIQEEDRPATPHASGNGESDSYIEDPALKPDTEDKKE; this is encoded by the coding sequence ATGACGCAAACATTGCTTATCGATCCAGTGGCGTTCTCCATTGGATCGCTGAGTGTTCATTGGTATGGCCTGCTTCTGGGCTTAGGCGCATTGGTCGGGCTGCTCTTGGCCATTCGGGAAGGGAAACGGTTCGGTATCCCGCAGGAATTTTTCATGGATCTGCTGCTGCTTGGCGTTCCATCCGCAATCATTGCTGCACGTATTTATTATGTGGCTTTCAAGTGGGAAGACTACAAGGATAATTTCCTGGACGTGTTCAAAATATGGAATGGCGGGATCGCCATTTACGGTGCGCTGATCGGCGCCGTTATTTGCGCTGTCATTTATGTGCGCAGGAAAGGCTATTCGTTCTGGCGGATTGCCGATATCTGTGCGCCGTCCTTGCTCGCCGGTCAAATTATCGGACGCTGGGGAAACTTTGTGAACCAGGAAGCGTACGGCGGACCGGTAGAGGAGTCCTTTTTGCGCAACACGCTGAACCTGCCGGATTTTATCGTCAATCAAATGAATGTGCAGGGAGTCTTCCATCACCCGACCTTCCTGTATGAGTCGTTATGGAACGTTGTCGGCATCATCCTGGTCCTGATTATACGGAGACTTCGGTTTCTGCGGGCCGGCGAGCTGTTTATCGGTTACTTTATCTGGTATTCCATCGGACGGTTCTTTATCGAAGCTGTTCGAACGGACAGCTTGGCGTTCCAGGGAGCACAACCCGTGGCTGACTTCATCAACAATACGCTGTGGGCTCCAATGAGATGGATGGGCTTCGAGCTCGGGTATCTGGACCCGGCTTACGGCAACATCCGGATATCGCAGCTCTTGTCGATCCTGCTGGTGATCGGGGGCATTGTGCTCATTATCGTGCGGCGGGTGACGGGGAAAGCCAACGAACGGTACCTGGACCCGATTGTTTCCACGAAGGCGGTCTCCGTGGCACCTGAAGCCGATCCGCAAGCCGGGAAGACGCCGGTTTCGGCTGCCAAGGCTTCCGAGCCGGTGTCCGCAAACCGAGCCGATAAGGTGCAGGAAGACGCTAACGTCAAGATTCAGGAGGAGGATCGCCCCGCAACCCCGCACGCTTCGGGCAATGGGGAGTCTGATTCGTATATAGAGGATCCGGCCTTGAAGCCGGACACGGAGGATAAAAAGGAGTAG
- the hisB gene encoding imidazoleglycerol-phosphate dehydratase HisB, whose amino-acid sequence MSSFEAAGRIASVSRTTNETDITLKLNVDGTGVSELETDVPFLNHMLDLFAKHGHFDLSVKAKGDIEIDDHHTVEDIGICLGQTLREALGDKRGIKRYASVFVPMDEALAQVVVDISNRPHFEYRAEFPSGQVGSFDTELVHEFLWKLALEARITLHVIVHYGRNTHHMIEAVFKALARALDEATSIDPRVTGVPSTKGVL is encoded by the coding sequence GTGAGCAGTTTTGAAGCGGCAGGCCGCATCGCCAGTGTGAGCCGAACAACGAATGAAACGGACATTACCTTAAAGCTGAACGTAGACGGAACCGGGGTTTCCGAGCTGGAGACGGATGTTCCCTTCCTTAACCATATGCTGGATTTGTTTGCGAAGCATGGCCATTTCGATTTAAGCGTAAAGGCAAAGGGCGACATCGAAATTGATGATCACCACACGGTTGAGGATATCGGCATCTGTCTTGGACAGACCTTGCGGGAAGCGCTCGGGGACAAGCGGGGCATTAAACGATACGCGAGCGTATTCGTGCCGATGGATGAGGCGCTGGCACAGGTGGTCGTTGATATCAGCAACCGCCCGCACTTCGAATACCGGGCCGAATTCCCATCCGGGCAGGTAGGATCGTTCGACACCGAGCTGGTGCACGAGTTTCTCTGGAAGCTGGCGCTTGAGGCGCGGATTACGCTGCATGTCATCGTTCATTACGGACGCAATACCCATCATATGATCGAAGCGGTGTTTAAAGCGCTCGCCCGAGCCTTGGACGAAGCGACCAGCATCGACCCGCGGGTGACGGGCGTGCCATCCACGAAGGGAGTGCTCTAA